The genomic window GTTGTCAGCTTGCAGGAAGGTCACGCCCGACAGGTCGTCGGTCGATTGGAAACCAGCGCGCACCGCAGACACCGGAACGCCATTGGCGCGGACCGTGCCCTCTGGGCGAAAACGCGCGCTTTCAGTAAGGTCACGGGTGCCCGGCACATTGTCGATATAGCCGCCTTGGTCATCAAGGTATGCCACACCGCGAAGTGCAAACGTGTCGGTGACCGGCACGTTGATCATAAATTCGCCCTGATAGCTTGCTTCACCGCCCTTGGTGAAGGAAACCCCAGCTGACGACTTCGCTGAGAAACCGGAAAGGTCAGGCTTGTTTGTGATGAGGCGCACAACGCCTGCTTGCGAGCTTGCACCAAACAGCGTGCCTTGAGGGCCGGAAAGCACTTCGATCCGCTCAAGGTCAGCGGCGTAAACGTCGAGGTTACGGCCCGGCTGTGAAAGCGGTTGATCGTTCAGGTAAAGCGCGACGTTCGGAGCAAGACCCGCAACGCCAGCAACCGTGATATTTGGCGTGGTGGATGCAAGACCGCGGATGTAGATCGTGCTTTGACCCGGGCCATTGCCGCCAGCTGTGACCGACGGGATTTGATCGAGGTAATCTTCGAATGTGTCGATGTTGAGTTCATCGAGCTGCTCTTCGCCGATGGCCGACACGGAAATCGGCACATCCTGCAAATCTTCGCTGCGACGTTGCGCGGTAACGACGATGGTGCCGACACCGCCTTGACGCTGCTCTTGAGCAGCAGGAGCCGGGGCGTCTTGCGCCGCGACAGGTGAAGCGATTGCAACCGCCAACGCGCCTAGCGACGCGCCGGTAATGATGTTCTTCATTATGTATTCCTCTTGGCCTGCGGATGAAGGGTGCGGCGCGAAGGGGCGCCAGCTCATCCAGGAAGAGCGCGCTCAACACGAATTGTAGAAAAACAAGACATGGGGCGCGCGAGCGCGGGAACTAACAAGACGAATCGCCTCTGGCCACCGGGGTGCCGCCCATTTCCCAAAGCTATGAAACAGTGTTGCAATGAAACAACAATGTAATGCCGAGGAAGAACAGATTCATGTATTCACAAGGAAACATGAGTTAAGCATGGATTTATAAAGAAACTTCTTCAAGTATGTAGAGCGTGAATTCACTTTAGTTTTTGCAATCACATTATTTGAACACTTTTACTTGAAAACCTTAAGTGGTCATTCAAGTCCTCACTTGCACGTAACTTCTCCATCCCAATTCTCGCAACCCTCGGCAGTGGTGGGTATGCCGTGCTTTTTGCGAATGAGGTCGTAGACAATCGCTTTCACAATCGCGATGCCCATCAGAAACAAGACAAAAGAGAACGGCAAAGCACCGATAATCATTGTGATGCGAATGGCCTCAAGACCGCCAAGGATGAGCATTGAGCCCACCACCATGGCAAGCGCCAGCCCCCAAAAGATGATGTGATAGCGCCGCTGCCCCTCATCATCGCCCGCGCCGTTAATCGTGTTGACGATCAGGATGGCGCTGTCAGCAGAGGTTATGAGATATGTCATCAGCAAGATAACGATCAGCGCTGCCACAATCGAAGCCACCGCAGGATCGAGCAGCAGCGCCAAGGTCGCAAACAATTGATCAGCCATCGGCGCATCGACAATAGAGCCGCCAGCAACGCCCGACAGCTCAAGATCAATCGCGGTCCCGCCCACAAGGGTCATCCAGATAAAGCACATGAGCGAAGGCACCATGGCAACGCCCAGCACATATTCACGCAAGGTGCGTCCCTTGGAAATGCGGGCGATAAACATACCGACAAAAGGCGCAAAGGCGATCCACCAGGCCCAGTACATCACGGTCCAGCCCAATTGCCAATCGACCAGCGCCTCCCCCACCTCGCTGCCATCGCTGCTGTAAAGGGTGAGCGTTTGCTGCGGCAAAGTGATGAAATAGTCCCACAACCCCTGTCCCAAAAGCTCAAGTCCGAACAGCGCTGAACCAACACCGACGAATAATGCAAGGAGCGCAAAGGACAGGCCCATATTGAGGTTAGAGAGCCATTTGATGCCCTTGCCAACGCCGGAAAGCGCGCTGATGGTCGAGGCGCCGACCAGCACAGCCAAAGCGACCACAATCGCTATAGCAGACGCGCCCATCTGCTGCGTTTCAGGGGTCCATCACCATCAACCAGTCGCCAAACCCGATGCGGTACAAACCTGCGACAAATTGCTCGACGCCAAAGCCAAGCGTGTAAGAGACGCCAAGGATCGTCGCGACCACAGCCACCACGTCTACCACATGGCCCCAAAAGCCGGACAGGCGCTCTCCAAAAAGTGGCGCAAGGCTTGAGCGGATGGTCAGTGGCAGGCCGCGGCGGTGCGCAACATAGCTGATCCCTAACCCAACAAGCGCATAGGTGCACCACGCGCCAAACCCCCAGTGCAGAAAGGTGTATAGATAGGCCGGACGCACCGCTTGTGCTGAACGCGCCTCAATCGTGCCGCGAATAATATCGGGATTGTTGGAAAAGTGCGCGAGCGGCTCTCCAGTCGAGAAAGTCAGCATCCCTATGCCGATGCCTGCGCCAAACAACATGGCGAACCAGGAAAATCGCGTGAATTCAGGCATCTCACCCGGCCCGCCCAGCCGCAATCGCCCTGAAGCCGGCCAAAGCGCAAGGCCAAGGCACGTGACAATCACGGCTGCGACCAGATAGACATACCAGCCGCCGAAAATCTCGATGATCGAATTGTTGGCAATCTGAAGGGTTGCGATGGCCTGCGCGGGGAAAAAGATCGCCCAGATAATAAGAAACGAGACGATCACCTTGCCCGGAATGGCGACCTCTCGGGCAAAGCCGTCATAAAACCCTGCGTCATGGGTATCGATTGGAAGTTCGACCAGAGGCGGCGCAATCGGGAGGTCAGAGCCGGTGTCGTCGCGAGTGTTCTGGTCAGCTTGCGGGCTGTGCATGAAAAAAGTGCGTCCGATTTTTGTGCCGCAAAGGTCGCAAGGACTGTGCGGGCCGGGTTCGTGCCGGACTGACAAAGGGAGCCCAGCTGCGCGAAAAGCTCTGATGGCTGCGCTTGCTCAGGTTCCTGCTTTACCCAGCTTCGCGCGCCATTTGCAACCCCGCGCTGGTTGGCACCACTGGCTATGACCCTTGCCTTTTGGAGCTTGGAGACGGGAGTGTGTATGCTTACACTTGCGCCAAGCGCAGTTTTTGCCGATACACCCGCCACGCAAAACAAAACAAAGCGGTCGCGTTGTTTCCATTTTGGGGGGTGTAGCAATGCCGGTTTCCGACCACGTAAATCTCGAACAATTCATGGAAGGCGTGAAAAAGCGCAATCCGGGGCAACCAGAATTTGTCCAGGCAGTCCATGAGGTTGCTCAGGACATTTTTGAATTTATGGCCGATAAGGTCGAATATCACGAAGCGCAGATCCTTCGCCGGATCGCTGAACCTGACCGCATCGTCAGTTTCCGCGTATGCTGGGAAGATGACAATCACAACATCCGCGTCCAGCGCGGCTGGCGGGTTCAGAACAACAATGCCATTGGCCCCTATAAAGGCGGCATTCGCTTTCACCCCTCGGTGACCGAAAGCGTCCTGAAGTTCCTCGCCTTTGAACAGACTTTCAAAAATTCTCTGACCGGCCTTCCCATGGGCGGGGGCAAAGGCGGCGCAAACTTCAACCCCAAGGGTAAGTCCGACGCGGAAGTCATGCGTTTCTGCCAAAGCTTCATGACAGAGCTTTATCGCCACATCGGCCCCGATACTGACGTACCAGCGGGCGACATTGGCGTTGGCGGGCGCGAAATTGGCTATATGTTTGGTCAATACAAACGCATTACGGGGCGCTGGGAAGGCGTTCTGACGGGCAAAGGTCAGGAATATGGCGGCTCGCAAATGCGGCCCGAGGCGACCGGCTATGGTGCGGTTTATTTCCTGCAAAATATGCTCAAGCACAAAGGCATGGATGTCGAAGGCCACAGCGCTGTTATTTCGGGTTCCGGCAATGTGGCGACCCATGCCGCCGAGAAAATCGTCCAGCTTGGCGGCAAGGTTTTAACCTTGTCGGATTCGGGCGGTTTTATTCATGATCCTGACGGCATCACCCAAGAGAAAATCGATTGGGTAAAGCACCTGAAGAACGTCAAGCGCGGTCGGATCAGCGAATATGTGGATGAATTCTCAGGCGCCACCTATCATGAAGGTGAGCGTCCGTGGAGCGTCGCAGCCGATCTTGCACTGCCTTGCGCAACCCAGAACGAACTTAACGAAGACGAAGCCAAAGCGCTCGTCGACAATGGTGTTAAGGGCGTATCGGAAGGCGCAAATATGCCAACCACACTTGAGGGCGTGAAGGTCTTCCACGATGCAAAGATCATGTACGGTCCGGGTAAAGCCGCCAATGCTGGCGGTGTGGCGGTGTCCGGCCTCGAAATGAGCCAGAACTCAGAGCGCATCAGCTGGAACCACGAACGCCTTGGCGAAATGCTGACCGATCTGATGGCGGGCATCCACGAAAAATGCACCGAATATGGCGACCAGGGCGACGGTTATGTCGACTATGTGAAGGGCGCAAATATCGCAGGCTTCAAGAAAGTCGCCGATGCGATGCTGGCGTTTGGCGTTGTCTAAAAACAGGTTCTTTGAAACCTGAAAGAATATCAAAGCGAACAATTGAGGGGCGCTTTCCTATGCGGGAAAGCGTCCCTTTCTTGTGTCTGAACGTGACGCGGGCATTTTCGATGAGAATGTGAACATCTTAGTCCTCAAGCTCCGGCGAGCTACCTACTCTCCCCTCAACGCGATCCAGTCATTCCATGGTTAAACGCCGACATCCCGCACTCGAATTTTTCAATGTATTGAGGAACGGCCGTGACCATCAACCAAGCCAGCACCCGCATTGGCGGCGCCGTCATCGCTTTAATGCTGATCGCCGGTATCGTCGCATTTCTGGGCATCAACCAGATCAGGTTCGGCGGCGAAATGGACCGCCGCGACAGCCAGGTGAACGAATTCAAGGCCGACATCCTTCCGCCGCCGGAATATCTGGTTGAAAGCTATCTGGTCGCCAATTTGCTGGTGCGCGAACCGGACAATTTCAATGCTCACGTCTCAACGCTTAACCGTCTGAAAAAAGAATGGCGCGAGCGGGCTGATTACTGGGCGGCATCTGATCTTCAGGACAATTTGAAGTCTGGCATTGCCAAGACCGTGGCAACGGATGGCACAGCCTTCTGGCGTGAGATCGAGGAACGATTGATTCCCGCGATGCAGCGCGGCAACCGGCGTGCAGCAGAGGCGTCGCTCCAACGCCTTGGCGCACACTACAATTCGCACCGGGCCACAATCGACACTCTCGTTGCAGGAGTGGACGAGCTTTCAGAAAGCCTGGCTGAAAGCTCCTGGACGACCGTCCTGTGGGTCAAGATCATGCTCGCAATAACCGCGCTCATTCTGCTTCTTGCCAATGTCGGCAGCTTGTATTTCCTGCGTTCAAAGGTTCTGGCCCCTATCAAGGAAACCGCCGACACGATGGAAGCGATGGCTGCGGGCAACCTTGATGCTGGCAAGCGCCACGATCATGCTGACGATGAAATCGGCACAATGACCCGCGCGATCGAAGTCTTTCGCGCGAACAGCAAAAAGCAGGTCGAGGATGGCCTCAAGCAAGAGGAGGTCGTCGAGCTTGTCTTCAATTCGCTTCGCCGTCTCGCTGGAGGCGACCTTGCTTTCCGCCTGAACAAAAAGCTGGACGAACAATATGAGCCACTGCGCAAAGGCTACAATGAGTCCGCCAATGAGGTTGAAGCCCTGATTGAGAGTGTGCGCAATTCGGTCACAAATGTGCGCCAAGGCGCGAGCGAAATCAGCGCAGCATCCAATGATCTCGCGCATCGCAACGAAACTCAGGCCGCCAGCCTTGAAGAAACCGCTGCCGCGATGAAGCAGGTGACCGATCTTATCCGTCAAACCGCGACGAATGCTTCTGAAGCCAAAACATCCATCGACGAAACCCACAAGCAAGCCACAGACGGCGGACAAGTGGTGACCAAAGCGGTCAGCGCAATGGATTCGATCGAAGCCTCCTCAAAGGAGATCACACAAATTATTGATGTGATCGAAGGCATCGCGTTCCAGACGAACTTGCTTGCTCTTAACGCCGGGGTCGAAGCCGCGCGCGCGGGTGATGCGGGCAAGGGTTTTGCCGTGGTTGCCACCGAAGTGCGTGCGCTGGCTCAGCGCAGCGCTGAGGCTGCCAATGACATCAAGCAACTGATCTCAGCTTCGACCGCAAAAGTTGATCAGGGTGTGTCTCTCGTCGGAGAGACGGGCAAGGTTCTGGAAGGCATTGTTGCGCGCGTTGGCGAGGTAAATGCGCAGATTCAGATGATTGCCGAGGGCGCCAGCGCTCAGGCGAGCAGCATTGAGCAGGTCAGCGATGCCGTAGCCGATATGGACAAGATGACGCAGCAAAACGCCGCAATGGTCGAAGAGACGGCAGCGAGCGCGCGCAATCTTTCGGAACAGTCAGAAGAGCTTGCGATCCTCATCGGCAAGTTCCGCACCGATGAGCGAAAGGCCCCGCGCACAGAGCCGCAAGCTGATGATGAGAGCATTTACCTGCCGTTGAGGGGGAAGAAGAATCCAGCCGTGGCGCAGGCACAAACCACTCCAAGCCTGCCGCCGCCCGCGCCCAAAAAGCCGGTTGAAGCGGTTGCCCCAACGCCCGCACCCCAGCCCCAAAAAGCGCATACGCCCCCACCGCCTGCGCCACCTCCAGCGCCTGAACCGGTTCCACACGCTCCCATGCCGGAGGTGGCCGGTAATACAGCGCTGCAACCGGAATTTGATGCGTTTGAAGACGATCAGGATTGGAGCGAGTTTTAGGAGCGCCCGCACCAGACAAATGACGAGGGGCGTTTCCACTCCGGTGGAAGCGCCCCTTCTCTTTGCACTCTCACTCAATCCCCAATTGCGCCGCTTGCCGCCGCAATTCGTCCGCATTGCCAGGATTGGCGGCGACCGCTTTGTTCAACGCCTCGCGCGCCTTGCCCCGCTCCCCCAATGTCATGCGGCTGCGCATGAGCATCACCCAGCCATCAAGGTTGCTGGGGTCGTCTTCGAGGCGGGTTTCAAGGCTCTCGACCATGCCCGCAATCATCGCCTCCTGATCGCTTGCGGACATTTGGCGCGCCTCATTCACCTGCTGAGCGGTGGGACCACGCACATTGGCGGACGCATTATCGCCTGCCATTTGCCCTGAGCCGGGGATGGCGATTTCGGGGGTGCGGGTGGACATGACAGCGCTCAGGCGGTCTTCCACATCAATCTCATTGATCGCTGCGACCTGCTGGATCGTGCGCACCACATCGCTTTCCCATGGCGCGCCGACGGGCGTGTCCTCAAGCAGCGCTAGCCAGCCGGCAAGAGCGCCCTCATGATCGCCGTCGATGTCTTTCTTAACCGCCAGAAAATAACGCCCGCGCGGATCATTTGCGTCCAGCTCGACCGCTTTGGCAAATGCCTCCAGCGCGGCTGGCGGGAGAGGGTCCGCATCGGCTTGCTCTGCGTCCACCGCCATCACCCGAGCTTCGCCGAGGGCAGACCATAAAAAGGCCGAGCTATCGTCGATTGCAACTGCGCGTTCATAGGCATCGACTGCCTCGGCAAATTCGCCGCGCTCAAAATGGGCAAAGCCAAGCTCGGACCAGGGTCCTGCGTCATCGTCCGCTGCTTCAGCCGCTGCGCGCAATTCCTCAATCGAGGGAGTGCCATCCGCCGATGCGACATCTTGCGTGCTATCCTCGCCGCCGGAATAAACATTGTAGCCAATAGAGGCGACAGCCAGAAGAGCAGCGCCACCCAACAAGACCCAGCCCGCTTTGCCGCCGGATGGATTGGTCGTTTGTTTGCTGGATTCGCGGCTTGATGGCTGTGCCCCGGATTGGTCCTCGCCAGCGGGCAGCTCAGTTAAATTGTCGCCCATTTACCCCCTCATTTCCTGAAAAATACCCGGATTCTGTGCATTTTGTACTAGCATCGCCGTTCAAAAGCGGCAATTGTAATGCCAATTGGGATCGACAAACCATGCGTGGATTGTCTTGGAAATGCCTGATCTATCCAAAGGGGGGGATAGATTGTCTGACGTGTTCAAAGTCGCGATTATTGGCTCTGGCCCTGCGGGGATGAGCGCAGCTGGCCAGGCGGCCAAGCGCGGGATGTCGCATATCCTGCTGGAAAAAACCGACCACCTCTCCGACACAATCTTCAAATACCAAAAGGGCAAGCACGTTATGGCAACCCCTTCGGACCTCGCGCTGCGTGGCGGGGGTTACGAAGAGGGCGTTCATGCCGGCATGGAATTTGAAGAGGGTACGCGCGAGCGCATCCTTGGCATTTGGAACAAGCATTGCCGGATCGTTGACCCCAGCATTCCCGAACCTGACCACGAGGTACAGGATTTCGAGATCAACACGCGCCTCAACGCTGAAGTCGTCGGGGTCGAGGGGGAGAAGGGTAACTTCTCCGTTAAACTCAAAGACGGCGACACGATTCAAGCTGAGACGATTATCCTTGCGATCGGAACGCAAGGCAACCCCAACCTGCTGCGCTGTCCGGGCGCCGATCACCCGATGATCACCCCGCAATTGGACGACCCGGAAGATCACTTCGACAAGAATGTGATTGTCGTTGGCACTGGCGATGCCGGGATTGAAAACGCGCTGGGCCTCGCCACTGATCCCGCGCTTGGCAACACGGTGACCATCCTCAATCGCGGCACCGATTTTGCAAAGGCAAAGACCAAGAACGCGACTGACCTCACCTCTGCCGATGAAGAGGGGTATTTGCGGATTGCCTATCGCACTTCACCCGCAGAGGTGCGCGATGGGGAGATGGTGGTCGAAACGGAGACTGGCCAAGAAGTCATCCCATGCGACATGATCATCACGCGCATCGGTTCACAGCCGCCGCGCCGTTTCATCGAAAGCATGGGGATCGAATTCACATCCGAAGACCGCAGCGCCTTCCCCAAGCTCTCACCAGAGTTTGAGACGACCAAGGAAGGCATCTTTGTGATCGGCGCGCTCGCGGGCTATCCGCTGATCAAGCACTGCATGAACCAGGGCTATGACGTCATCGAATATCTCGCCACTGGCGAGGCGGTGAAGCCGGCGGACGAGCCGCTGCTTGAGAAGGTGTTCGAGAACCTTCCCGGCAACAGAAGCGTTGATTATTGGCTTGAACTTTACCGCACGCAAGTGGACCTGTTCGGCGGTCTTTCGACGCTGCAAATGCGTGAGCTTATGCTCGATTCCATATGCTCTGCCTTTGCGCCGGGCGAAGTTATATTCAGGCGCGATGAGCCTGGATCATCGCTCTTTGCCATCGCTCAAGGCAGCGTTGCGGTGGAGGTCAATCCCAACGATCCTTCGATCACCGTTCCCATCGGCCAAGGCTCGATCTTTGGCGAGGTTGGCCTTGTGTCCGGCCGCCGCAGGGGCGCGACCATTCGCGCGGCAGAAGATGTTGTGGTGGTCGAACTCTCACGTAAAGCTGCTCTGAAACTCATCGGTTCCTCACCCGAAGCAGCCGAAGCGGTCAAACGCATATCGATCGAGCGGCAAATGCTGCAATTGTTCGGTTCAGGGCTCACCCCTGATGATGTGCGCCCGCTGGTGGACAGCGCCGTCACCGAGGAAATCAGCGCAGGAAAACCTGTCATCACCGAAGGCGACACCGAGGACAAAGACGTCTTCATCGTGCGCTTTGGCTCTATGCGGGTGGAAAAGGGCGAAGGCGGCGATACGACCTTCCTCGGCCTTATCCCGGCAGGCAATCTTTTCGGTGAAATGGGCGTAATCGACGGACAACCCCGGATGTCCACCGTGCGCGCGGCGGTCAAATCGGAAGTGATCCGTATTCCGGGCGAAGCTTTCCTCGAACTGCTCGATAAAAAGCCGCAATTGCGCGAACGCGCGCGTCAAATCATGGATGATCGCCGCCGTTCCAACGAAGAGATTGAAACACAGAAAAGCAAAGAAGACGGCAAAGTCGACAGCTTTTCCGGCCTTGCCTCCTTTCTCTTTGACGAAGGGATGGGCGAGGCGACTGACGCGCTTCTGATCGACGAACGTTTGTGCATCGGCTGCGACAATTGCGAGAAAGCGTGCGCGGACAGCCACGAAGGTTTGTCGCGCCTCGACCGGGAGACAGGCAAGACCTTCGCCTATCTCCACGTGCCGATCTCGTGCCGCCACTGCGAGCACCCGCACTGCATGACCGATTGCCCGCCTAACGCGATCCAGCGCGGCGCGGATGGCGAAGTCAATATCAACAAGGACACCTGCATCGGCTGTGGCAATTGCAAAAGCTACTGCCCCTATGGCGTCATCAGCATGGAGCCTGCCCCGCCTGAAAAGCCGAGCTTTTTAAGCTGGCTTTTGTTCGGCAATGGTCCGGGCCCTGGCGAACCGTCCTATTCGTGGCGCAAGGAAAACGGCGACCCAAACAAAGCCAAAAAGGCAGTCAAATGCGATATGTGCGCCGGGATCGAAGGCGGTCCTGCTTGCGTTCGAGCCTGCCCGACAGGCGCGGCCATCCGCGTTGCGCCTGACAAGTTCCTCACTCTGGCAAAAATGACAGAGGACGTTGAAAACTAATGGCTAGCGTTCCCGGCAATAGGTTCTCCGCAGACGAGAAACGGCGTAACGCTGATCACATCAGCTTTCTCAAACACCGCCGTTTCCGCTGGCTATGGATTGCGCTGCTGCTCAGCGTGGTGAGTATCCTTGGCTATGCCCTGATTGATCAGGAACCGCGCCCCAACGGGGGGAGCTGGTATGGCTATACGCTGGGTACGATTGGCCTGTTGCTGATCGTGTGGCTGTCGCTTTTGGGTGTTCGCAAACGCCGGATGTCCGAAGGTTCGTGGAGCCTTAAGGCATGGACCAGCGCGCACGTTTATCTGGGCCTTTCTCTCATTGTTGTGGGCACGCTGCACACCGGGTTTCAAATCGGGTGGAACGTTCATACGCTCGCCTACGCCTTGATGATGATCGTCATTTTGAGCGGGATTTGGGGCGTATATGCCTATGCGGTGCTGCCTAAGGAACTGTCGGCCAGTCGCGGCGACAAGACCGGCGGCGATATGCTTGAAACCATCGCGGACATCGACAAAAAGCTTGAGAGCGCAGCGCAGCCCTTGGGCCGCGAGGGTTCTGATCTTGTGCTCGGCGTTCTTCGTCAGGATGTATTCCACGGCGGCGCGCTCGCCCGCCTTACCAATTCCTATCCCGGATGCGCCACGGCAAAGGCACGTGCCGGCATCCCCGCGTCGGGCAGCGAGGCCGAGGCGCGTGTGCGCGAGCTTCTTTCAGCGCGCGCCGAACAACTTGATCAAATCCGCCGCTATCTTCGCATCAAGGCGATGCTTGAGATCTGGCTCTTCATCCACATTCCTGCAACGATCGCCCTGCTCGCAGCGCTTCTCGCGCACGTGATCAGCGTGTTCTATTACTGGTGAGGGGGACAACGCCATGGCATTCCTGATCCGCACCATCGCCGTTGCAAAGTCTGGCCGCGAGATCGTGCGCGACCGGCGGATCGACAAAGACGAACTCATTGTCGGACGCAATCCGGCCAGCGACATTCACCTGCCCGACCTCACTGTTGAGCTTGAGCACGTAAAGCTCACCGATGCCGGCCAAGGTATGATTGCGGCGCGCGCGCTGGGCGAATTGCCGTTCAGCGTTGATGGGCAAAGCGTCACCGAGGCGCGCATTGACCCTGATGCGGGCGCTGAAATCGCGGTAGGCCCTGCCCTGCTTGCGGTGTCGCGCGATGCGGATGGTCCGGTCAAAATCAATATTCAACCAGCGCCCAAGGACAAGGCATCAGGCGACCCTGAGGCGGGCTTCGCCCTCGCAAAAGCCATGCCCAGCAAGCGCGCGATGGCGTGGATCGGATCGGTTGCTATTCTGGTGCTGCTGCTGTCTATTCCGGTGTTCACCCACCTCTTCCGCACGCCGGTCGAAAACGATCCCGACAACCTTGAGAAAGGCGCCGTTCTTTTCGATGCTTCGTGGAGCACTGGTGATCTCAGCATGGCGCACCACGATTTGGAGGACAATTGCGAAGCCTGTCACCAAAGCGCCTTTGTCTCGGTTCAAGATGAAACCTGTCTAACCTGCCACGAGGAACTCGACGACCACGCTAAGATGGACCGTCAACTGACCGGCATGGCCCCCATGAGCACGGGCGACAAAATCCAGTGGGACATCGGACAAGCGCTCGGCAAAGAGGGGCCGCTGGGCTGCGTTTCATGCCACACCGAGCACGAGGGTCCGGTCAAACTTGAGGCATCCGATGAGCAATTCTGTTCCGATTGTCATAACGATATGGATGCACGTCTCACCGATGTGAGCTTTGGCAATGCAGCCGATTTTGGCGAGAAACACCCGCAATTCCGTCCCAAATTCTACGACGCACACTTCGCCAAGGAAGCCAAGCGTGTGAGCCTTGACGATAATCCGGTCGAGATGAGCGGCCTTGTTTTCCCGCATGACATCCACGTCTCTGAAACCGGGGGGGCAGCAAAAATGGCGATGAGCCTTGGTCAGTACGGCGCCCCGCTTGAATGCAGCGATTGCCACGAGGAAGACAAAAGCGCTCCGGGCGGGTTCAAGCCGGTCGTGATGGAGGATGCCTGCGAAGCGTGTCACAGCCTTGTGTCTGGCACGGCAGGCGGCGCGTTCACCTCGCTTCGCCATGGCGATGTATCCGATCTGATGGAAGACCTTGCCAAAGTGAACCTTGCATCGCGCAGCCGGGTTACAACGGGGCGCGATCGCCCGGGCCAATATGGCTCTGGCGGGCGTTATTACGCCAATTTTGGTCGGCCCTCTGGCTCTTACCTTGCGATCACACGCGCTCTGCAAAAGGGCGGCACCTGCGGGGATTGCCACTTGCGAACCACAACCGATGGCCGTCCCGACCTGGTGCCGGTCAACATCCCCGATCAATACTTGCACAAAGGCTTCTTCAACCACGAGGCGCATGGCGATGATGTGGCGGAATGCACCGACTGTCACGCGACTGATAAATCGGGCGAGGCAACCGATCTGTTGCTGCCTGATCTGGAAAGCTGCCGCGACTGCCACTTAGGCGAAACTGCTGTCAAAACGGAAGAGATCGTGCCGTCGAGCTGCGCCATG from Erythrobacter sp. SCSIO 43205 includes these protein-coding regions:
- a CDS encoding BCCT family transporter, translating into MGASAIAIVVALAVLVGASTISALSGVGKGIKWLSNLNMGLSFALLALFVGVGSALFGLELLGQGLWDYFITLPQQTLTLYSSDGSEVGEALVDWQLGWTVMYWAWWIAFAPFVGMFIARISKGRTLREYVLGVAMVPSLMCFIWMTLVGGTAIDLELSGVAGGSIVDAPMADQLFATLALLLDPAVASIVAALIVILLMTYLITSADSAILIVNTINGAGDDEGQRRYHIIFWGLALAMVVGSMLILGGLEAIRITMIIGALPFSFVLFLMGIAIVKAIVYDLIRKKHGIPTTAEGCENWDGEVTCK
- a CDS encoding BCCT family transporter, which produces MHSPQADQNTRDDTGSDLPIAPPLVELPIDTHDAGFYDGFAREVAIPGKVIVSFLIIWAIFFPAQAIATLQIANNSIIEIFGGWYVYLVAAVIVTCLGLALWPASGRLRLGGPGEMPEFTRFSWFAMLFGAGIGIGMLTFSTGEPLAHFSNNPDIIRGTIEARSAQAVRPAYLYTFLHWGFGAWCTYALVGLGISYVAHRRGLPLTIRSSLAPLFGERLSGFWGHVVDVVAVVATILGVSYTLGFGVEQFVAGLYRIGFGDWLMVMDP
- the gdhA gene encoding NADP-specific glutamate dehydrogenase, giving the protein MPVSDHVNLEQFMEGVKKRNPGQPEFVQAVHEVAQDIFEFMADKVEYHEAQILRRIAEPDRIVSFRVCWEDDNHNIRVQRGWRVQNNNAIGPYKGGIRFHPSVTESVLKFLAFEQTFKNSLTGLPMGGGKGGANFNPKGKSDAEVMRFCQSFMTELYRHIGPDTDVPAGDIGVGGREIGYMFGQYKRITGRWEGVLTGKGQEYGGSQMRPEATGYGAVYFLQNMLKHKGMDVEGHSAVISGSGNVATHAAEKIVQLGGKVLTLSDSGGFIHDPDGITQEKIDWVKHLKNVKRGRISEYVDEFSGATYHEGERPWSVAADLALPCATQNELNEDEAKALVDNGVKGVSEGANMPTTLEGVKVFHDAKIMYGPGKAANAGGVAVSGLEMSQNSERISWNHERLGEMLTDLMAGIHEKCTEYGDQGDGYVDYVKGANIAGFKKVADAMLAFGVV
- a CDS encoding HAMP domain-containing methyl-accepting chemotaxis protein, which produces MTINQASTRIGGAVIALMLIAGIVAFLGINQIRFGGEMDRRDSQVNEFKADILPPPEYLVESYLVANLLVREPDNFNAHVSTLNRLKKEWRERADYWAASDLQDNLKSGIAKTVATDGTAFWREIEERLIPAMQRGNRRAAEASLQRLGAHYNSHRATIDTLVAGVDELSESLAESSWTTVLWVKIMLAITALILLLANVGSLYFLRSKVLAPIKETADTMEAMAAGNLDAGKRHDHADDEIGTMTRAIEVFRANSKKQVEDGLKQEEVVELVFNSLRRLAGGDLAFRLNKKLDEQYEPLRKGYNESANEVEALIESVRNSVTNVRQGASEISAASNDLAHRNETQAASLEETAAAMKQVTDLIRQTATNASEAKTSIDETHKQATDGGQVVTKAVSAMDSIEASSKEITQIIDVIEGIAFQTNLLALNAGVEAARAGDAGKGFAVVATEVRALAQRSAEAANDIKQLISASTAKVDQGVSLVGETGKVLEGIVARVGEVNAQIQMIAEGASAQASSIEQVSDAVADMDKMTQQNAAMVEETAASARNLSEQSEELAILIGKFRTDERKAPRTEPQADDESIYLPLRGKKNPAVAQAQTTPSLPPPAPKKPVEAVAPTPAPQPQKAHTPPPPAPPPAPEPVPHAPMPEVAGNTALQPEFDAFEDDQDWSEF
- a CDS encoding tetratricopeptide repeat protein — encoded protein: MGDNLTELPAGEDQSGAQPSSRESSKQTTNPSGGKAGWVLLGGAALLAVASIGYNVYSGGEDSTQDVASADGTPSIEELRAAAEAADDDAGPWSELGFAHFERGEFAEAVDAYERAVAIDDSSAFLWSALGEARVMAVDAEQADADPLPPAALEAFAKAVELDANDPRGRYFLAVKKDIDGDHEGALAGWLALLEDTPVGAPWESDVVRTIQQVAAINEIDVEDRLSAVMSTRTPEIAIPGSGQMAGDNASANVRGPTAQQVNEARQMSASDQEAMIAGMVESLETRLEDDPSNLDGWVMLMRSRMTLGERGKAREALNKAVAANPGNADELRRQAAQLGIE